From Virgibacillus natechei, the proteins below share one genomic window:
- a CDS encoding acyl-CoA thioesterase: MTTSHEIEVYVRFCETDAAGHVNNTSYFLYLEEARTKFFYKLGIGQEDSNLVYNFILASTKCDYLEQAFATKTLNVSTSVSNIGTKSFTVDHVITTTDTETVVAHATATLVYFNYAKQKTEAIPDSIRSLLEPILVG, translated from the coding sequence ATGACAACTTCACATGAAATAGAGGTGTATGTTCGATTCTGTGAAACGGACGCAGCCGGGCATGTAAACAATACAAGTTACTTTTTATATCTTGAAGAAGCCCGAACAAAGTTCTTTTATAAACTTGGTATTGGTCAAGAGGATTCTAATTTGGTATATAATTTTATCTTGGCGTCAACAAAATGTGATTACTTGGAACAGGCATTTGCTACGAAAACATTAAACGTATCTACTTCTGTTTCAAATATAGGAACAAAAAGTTTCACAGTAGATCATGTAATTACCACAACTGATACTGAAACAGTAGTGGCACATGCTACTGCAACACTTGTTTACTTTAATTATGCCAAGCAAAAAACGGAAGCAATTCCTGACTCAATTAGAAGTTTATTAGAGCCTATTCTAGTAGGGTAA